One genomic segment of Vibrio penaeicida includes these proteins:
- a CDS encoding caspase family protein, whose translation MKKATIIIFCITAIIGIVVSLIGNIQKKTLKDAIASTLNVESSKLVLNLPPKNVRYPGTILSPNRSSLMVYTAGNLDDESMLKGERFSIEAVVNDMSNVQASGQNTLINSAFSNGEQLEVMLNIKDAYIAELPVGVLKERINSNDLVRAAMKKEIDPIIVSRAYVGKVEYVIRALSEAGIEALVDMSKTAYNTRKTRLGSFKFSDNIEGRKEISFSIESPIIFAYEVMEASRVATDLSDEGELALNELSARRLKEIREENVLRDQTTRKTFGAVTIANAHYENYGSLNVPQAKEASGLMSQFFESYNPAFVKQFNSSKEKPITDDNLLDWSIDLTLDLLENPVDHLVVYYTGHGLSLPNGEIVLLQGNVNKDYAERAAQSYNPSSSESGDGLILVEQLYNAIAMTNVPFTLIIDACYPNDEMADALTRVSMLLGDKEGNELYYVGDNALITDELSDIGKVMRQIGNRFEYRQQDNAVIFSSKPGAKSVFKPNPIDPYGLDLPPLAARILSFHDHIDGNGRKTNLADVIRKSTDSVNGLGEISLNGSITWSNLEVMRGSLREPE comes from the coding sequence ATGAAGAAAGCAACAATTATTATTTTTTGTATAACAGCAATAATCGGAATTGTCGTTTCTTTAATAGGGAACATACAAAAGAAAACGTTAAAGGATGCAATAGCGTCAACTTTGAATGTTGAATCCAGCAAGCTAGTTCTAAATCTTCCCCCTAAGAATGTTCGGTATCCTGGGACAATACTTTCACCAAACCGATCATCACTTATGGTTTACACCGCTGGTAATTTAGATGATGAATCTATGCTGAAAGGCGAACGCTTTTCCATAGAAGCGGTTGTGAATGATATGTCTAATGTTCAAGCCTCGGGGCAAAACACGCTAATAAACAGTGCATTTTCTAATGGTGAGCAGTTGGAAGTCATGCTCAACATTAAAGATGCATACATCGCAGAGCTACCCGTTGGTGTATTGAAAGAGCGTATAAATTCAAACGATCTAGTACGAGCTGCAATGAAGAAAGAGATTGATCCAATCATTGTCAGCCGTGCCTATGTAGGAAAGGTTGAGTATGTCATTCGCGCACTGAGTGAGGCGGGTATAGAAGCGCTCGTTGATATGTCGAAAACAGCCTACAACACGCGGAAAACAAGGCTTGGTTCTTTTAAGTTTTCTGACAATATTGAGGGGAGAAAAGAAATCTCTTTTTCAATTGAATCACCGATTATTTTTGCTTACGAAGTAATGGAAGCAAGTCGCGTGGCGACAGATTTATCTGATGAGGGAGAGTTGGCGTTAAATGAATTGAGCGCTAGAAGGCTGAAAGAAATCCGAGAAGAAAATGTGTTGCGAGATCAAACAACGCGTAAAACATTTGGGGCAGTAACCATCGCTAATGCTCACTACGAAAACTATGGCTCTCTAAATGTTCCACAAGCCAAAGAAGCCTCTGGTTTGATGAGCCAATTTTTTGAAAGTTATAACCCCGCTTTTGTTAAACAGTTTAATAGTTCCAAAGAAAAGCCAATTACCGATGACAACCTTCTAGACTGGAGTATTGATCTGACACTCGATCTTCTCGAAAACCCAGTCGACCATTTAGTTGTTTACTACACGGGGCATGGTTTGTCTTTACCAAATGGAGAAATTGTACTTCTTCAAGGTAACGTCAATAAAGACTATGCAGAACGTGCTGCACAGAGCTATAACCCTTCTAGCAGCGAGTCGGGTGATGGGCTTATTCTTGTAGAACAATTATATAATGCAATTGCCATGACGAACGTGCCTTTTACTCTAATTATTGATGCGTGCTACCCAAACGATGAAATGGCTGATGCACTTACTAGAGTTAGTATGCTTCTAGGGGATAAGGAAGGAAATGAACTTTACTACGTGGGTGATAATGCGCTTATCACAGACGAACTTTCAGACATAGGTAAAGTGATGCGGCAAATCGGTAATAGATTTGAGTACCGTCAACAAGATAACGCTGTCATATTCTCTTCAAAACCTGGCGCTAAGTCGGTTTTTAAACCCAATCCTATCGATCCATACGGTTTAGATTTACCACCATTGGCAGCAAGAATATTGAGTTTTCATGATCATATTGATGGTAATGGTAGGAAAACAAATCTAGCGGATGTTATTAGAAAGAGTACTGATTCTGTAAATGGTCTCGGTGAAATCAGCTTAAATGGATCAATTACATGGAGCAATTTGGAGGTTATGAGGGGATCACTAAGAGAGCCTGAGTAA
- a CDS encoding NAD(P)H-dependent oxidoreductase, translated as MKKVLVINANPKRESFCASIAENYAETAALEHEVKQVHVRDMNFEMNLEQGYDQMLCLEPDLQQFQELVLWSEHIVIVTPVWWGSLPAKFKGLIDRVFLPNFAFRYVKGKSFPEKLLSGRSSELVVTLDTPPFWYKYVKGNLIYKHVKKEILDFSGIKNRSVTYFGPVIGSNFEIRQSWLEKTSKLASRLK; from the coding sequence ATGAAAAAAGTACTGGTCATAAATGCAAACCCAAAACGAGAAAGCTTCTGTGCATCTATAGCAGAAAACTATGCAGAAACTGCTGCACTAGAGCATGAGGTTAAACAAGTTCATGTCCGTGATATGAACTTTGAAATGAACTTAGAGCAAGGATATGACCAAATGCTTTGCTTAGAGCCTGATTTACAGCAGTTTCAAGAGCTCGTTCTTTGGTCTGAACATATTGTTATTGTCACGCCTGTCTGGTGGGGGTCTTTACCAGCAAAGTTTAAGGGGCTGATAGATAGAGTGTTTCTACCCAACTTTGCATTTCGATATGTAAAAGGTAAGTCTTTCCCGGAAAAGCTTTTATCGGGTCGCAGTTCGGAGTTAGTCGTTACATTAGACACGCCACCATTTTGGTATAAGTACGTTAAAGGCAATTTGATTTATAAACATGTAAAGAAGGAAATTTTAGATTTTTCAGGAATTAAAAATCGCTCTGTAACGTATTTTGGACCCGTTATCGGTTCTAATTTTGAAATAAGGCAATCTTGGCTTGAGAAAACATCAAAGCTAGCAAGCCGATTAAAATAA
- a CDS encoding MerR family transcriptional regulator: MYIKEASELSGATQRAIRLYESLGLLTVSRSGKYRIYTETNVNLIKMIKEAQTLGIKLSEIVDLKDDKDNFDWQTVRDFLIEKQKDIELQIQQLVEQRDRLVQYRESITICIEGVDSHL; this comes from the coding sequence TTGTATATAAAAGAAGCATCCGAATTATCAGGAGCCACTCAGAGAGCGATCAGGCTTTATGAATCGTTGGGTTTACTGACGGTTTCTCGTTCAGGAAAGTACCGAATTTACACCGAAACTAACGTCAACCTGATAAAAATGATCAAAGAGGCGCAGACTCTGGGGATCAAGCTTTCAGAAATTGTCGATTTGAAAGACGACAAAGACAATTTTGATTGGCAAACCGTCAGGGATTTCCTAATTGAAAAGCAAAAAGACATTGAACTTCAAATCCAGCAGCTCGTAGAGCAAAGAGATCGACTTGTGCAATATCGTGAATCCATCACTATTTGCATTGAAGGGGTTGACTCTCACCTATAG
- a CDS encoding glycoside hydrolase family 88 protein has protein sequence MTDNVILPELPATLDEQRVLNHLPVVVEAIKRNIPKIGERNPKIGTEENQWQYCDQFDWVSSFWTGELWLCYQMTAQEQFKNSAKLRKSYFADMLLDPFWLDHDLGFQYSLSCVADYNLTGDEESKMMAIRAADHLIHRFRKIGGYIVAWNDTHPLGPEITQGKSIIDSLQNTALLFWASKVTGSPVYAQAAKRHSETLAKYIVRDDYSTYHSYNFHPVTQEPIKGETFQGYADESCWARGQSWAIHGFAQTYLYTGETHFLELAKKLAKYAVEHITPDGVPVWDYSLPANEIQYKDSSAGAITAAGLLLIAQCIEDEEEAKPYRDWGMYMLQGLMDSCDLTADHNSLGLLAHGASFVKVGLCDNMLPYGDYYYLEALMRANGYQKFFW, from the coding sequence ATGACTGACAACGTTATTTTGCCGGAGCTGCCTGCAACGCTTGATGAGCAGCGCGTGTTGAATCATCTACCTGTTGTGGTAGAAGCCATCAAACGAAACATCCCTAAAATCGGTGAGCGAAACCCTAAAATCGGTACTGAAGAAAACCAATGGCAGTATTGCGATCAATTTGACTGGGTGTCCTCTTTCTGGACGGGTGAACTTTGGCTTTGCTACCAGATGACTGCGCAAGAGCAGTTTAAAAACAGCGCCAAGCTACGTAAGTCTTACTTTGCCGACATGTTACTTGACCCGTTTTGGCTGGATCATGATTTAGGTTTCCAGTACAGCTTAAGTTGCGTAGCGGATTACAATCTAACAGGCGATGAAGAATCCAAAATGATGGCGATTCGCGCCGCGGACCATTTGATTCATCGTTTTAGAAAGATTGGCGGATACATTGTTGCGTGGAATGATACTCATCCGTTAGGACCAGAAATTACCCAAGGTAAGTCAATCATCGATTCATTGCAGAACACGGCATTGTTGTTCTGGGCTTCCAAGGTGACGGGGTCACCGGTGTATGCGCAAGCGGCAAAGCGCCACAGTGAAACCTTGGCTAAATACATTGTCCGTGACGATTACTCTACTTATCACTCTTACAATTTCCACCCTGTGACTCAGGAGCCAATCAAAGGTGAAACCTTCCAAGGTTATGCTGATGAGTCATGTTGGGCTCGTGGTCAGTCTTGGGCGATTCATGGGTTTGCACAAACCTACCTGTACACGGGCGAAACGCACTTCTTAGAATTGGCGAAAAAGCTGGCGAAATACGCAGTAGAGCATATTACGCCAGATGGTGTCCCTGTTTGGGATTACTCTTTACCTGCAAATGAAATTCAATATAAAGACAGTTCTGCAGGTGCCATTACAGCGGCTGGTTTACTGCTGATTGCGCAGTGTATTGAAGATGAGGAAGAAGCCAAACCGTATCGAGATTGGGGAATGTACATGCTCCAAGGTTTGATGGATAGCTGTGATTTAACGGCAGACCATAACTCGCTTGGTTTACTCGCTCACGGCGCTTCATTTGTAAAGGTCGGGTTGTGCGACAACATGCTGCCTTATGGTGACTACTATTACTTAGAAGCCTTGATGCGTGCGAACGGATACCAAAAGTTCTTCTGGTAG
- a CDS encoding FadR/GntR family transcriptional regulator, whose protein sequence is MRISVIAMNYIETTNSSLVSEAIGEITTFMRGADLSPGDKLPSESYFARELNKSRTVVREAFRSLAALNLIKLNAGKRAEVAALDYSTISPVIEHGIHTEQISVQQVYDVRRTIEMRTATLAALRRSDTQAETILFHAKSMMAHRDNPEHIMNHDIAFHQTIAMASCNPIFALMIGAFEGVTKLTWPVGWKSRESQDKQEFMLNVHLAIAEAIRDGNPQEANKQMALHFDESVRALLEAGIQ, encoded by the coding sequence GTGCGAATTTCCGTTATTGCCATGAATTACATCGAAACCACAAACAGCAGCTTAGTGAGCGAAGCGATTGGAGAAATCACCACTTTTATGAGGGGGGCGGATTTGTCGCCCGGTGATAAGTTACCCAGCGAATCTTACTTTGCACGCGAGCTGAACAAATCCAGAACCGTGGTGCGAGAAGCGTTTCGCTCTTTGGCGGCGTTGAACCTGATCAAGCTGAACGCGGGAAAACGGGCTGAAGTGGCGGCGCTGGATTACTCCACCATTTCACCGGTGATTGAGCACGGCATTCATACTGAACAGATTTCCGTTCAGCAGGTGTACGACGTAAGACGAACCATTGAAATGCGCACTGCCACGTTAGCGGCTTTAAGGCGAAGTGACACGCAGGCAGAAACCATTCTTTTTCACGCTAAATCCATGATGGCGCACCGTGATAACCCAGAGCACATCATGAATCACGATATCGCATTCCACCAGACTATCGCCATGGCTTCCTGCAACCCTATTTTCGCGTTGATGATTGGTGCGTTTGAAGGGGTCACTAAACTGACATGGCCGGTAGGGTGGAAAAGCCGAGAGTCGCAAGACAAACAAGAATTTATGCTGAATGTTCACCTTGCGATTGCCGAAGCCATAAGAGATGGCAACCCACAAGAAGCCAATAAGCAAATGGCACTTCACTTTGATGAAAGTGTTCGAGCTCTGCTGGAAGCGGGCATTCAATAA
- a CDS encoding MFS transporter, whose translation MSPLKQLFILNAVCMTAMMSIIPVIGPIIREVGLLEWHGGLVVAMSGITWLLSAKKWGSISDKKGRKPVLLIATFGYAISFILMTVWLDLSLQETFNTFVILVGMIIARALVGLFLAAITPVSSAFVADITNAEERQSAMASIGAASAIGLVAGPALGGWLSQYSLTLPLYVLAALPVIAWVFIKLLLPETKARVAPSESTISFFDARLRFPALAMFFCMFAVITAQIIIGFFVLDRIRDTAEETAQLSGIVLTITGVTLVITQGFLAKSKSDLLLKSCMIGPLAALAGLCISSFAQSAVVLILGYVFMAIGIGLLFPAIQAITANSVGEDEQGAAAGTISAVQGLSSIVVPIVATVLYQTNQSLPFWFAASLMVVLFLLVLSNQTKFNSQQYQPE comes from the coding sequence ATGAGCCCCCTCAAGCAATTATTTATATTAAACGCGGTTTGCATGACTGCAATGATGTCCATCATTCCAGTGATCGGTCCTATCATTCGAGAAGTAGGTTTGCTGGAATGGCATGGTGGACTGGTGGTGGCTATGTCGGGCATCACTTGGCTACTCAGTGCAAAAAAATGGGGTTCCATCAGTGACAAGAAAGGACGAAAGCCTGTGTTGCTGATAGCCACTTTCGGTTACGCCATCTCCTTTATATTGATGACGGTATGGTTAGATTTATCATTACAAGAAACGTTTAACACGTTTGTTATCCTTGTGGGTATGATAATCGCTCGCGCGTTGGTTGGCTTATTTTTAGCGGCTATTACACCTGTTAGTTCGGCGTTCGTTGCGGACATCACCAATGCTGAAGAGCGACAAAGCGCAATGGCAAGCATTGGGGCAGCAAGTGCTATAGGTTTGGTTGCAGGCCCTGCGTTGGGTGGGTGGTTGTCACAGTACTCCCTTACACTGCCTTTGTATGTATTGGCGGCATTGCCAGTTATTGCGTGGGTATTTATTAAGCTTCTACTACCTGAAACGAAAGCACGTGTCGCACCTTCAGAGAGCACCATCAGCTTTTTTGATGCCCGCTTACGTTTCCCTGCGTTAGCCATGTTCTTTTGCATGTTTGCCGTTATTACCGCCCAAATCATCATTGGCTTTTTTGTCTTAGATCGTATCCGCGACACAGCAGAAGAAACGGCGCAACTTTCAGGCATTGTTTTAACCATTACTGGAGTCACACTGGTTATTACCCAAGGCTTTTTAGCCAAAAGTAAGAGTGACTTGCTGCTTAAAAGTTGCATGATCGGTCCCTTAGCTGCGCTCGCTGGTTTGTGCATTTCATCGTTTGCACAATCGGCTGTTGTCCTTATTCTAGGATATGTATTTATGGCGATAGGGATAGGGCTTCTGTTTCCGGCGATACAAGCGATCACTGCAAACTCAGTTGGAGAGGATGAACAAGGTGCAGCGGCGGGAACCATCTCTGCTGTTCAAGGGCTATCTTCCATTGTGGTACCGATTGTTGCCACGGTTCTATACCAAACTAATCAAAGCTTACCATTTTGGTTTGCAGCGTCACTTATGGTGGTGTTGTTTTTACTTGTGCTCTCCAATCAAACCAAATTCAACTCTCAGCAATATCAACCCGAATAG
- a CDS encoding mandelate racemase/muconate lactonizing enzyme family protein, which translates to MKITQLETITVAEHPNLLWVQVYTDVGLVGLGETFFSAKAVEAYVHETLAPLVLGQDPRQIDRLNQSISTYLGFRSTGVETRGNSAFDIALWDLFGKLTQQPVAQLLGGFSRNEIRTYNTCAGIEYMKEAKGQRTENYGLAGKKHKYDDLNGFLRRADELAESLLDDGITAMKIWPFDMAAEKSRGLSISKSDLKQALIPFEKIRKAVGDKIDIMVEFHSMWQLLPAMEIARELAEFDTYWHEDPIKMENLDDLKRYASASKAPICASETLGGRAAFRDYLQTGVAGIVMLDVSWCGGLSEAKKIATMAETWHLPVAPHDCTGPVVLTASTHLSLNAPNALIQESVRAYYNTWYQDLVTALPAVNNGTITVPQGAGLGIELNPDLDKAFTVSRRFSKR; encoded by the coding sequence ATGAAAATTACCCAGCTTGAAACCATTACTGTCGCAGAACACCCGAACTTGCTTTGGGTTCAAGTTTATACTGATGTCGGACTTGTTGGATTAGGAGAAACGTTTTTTAGCGCAAAAGCGGTCGAAGCGTATGTTCATGAAACGTTAGCGCCTCTGGTGTTGGGGCAAGATCCCCGTCAGATTGATCGACTCAACCAGTCCATTTCCACATACTTAGGCTTTCGCTCGACAGGCGTTGAAACACGCGGTAATTCCGCTTTCGACATTGCCCTTTGGGACTTGTTTGGCAAGCTAACGCAACAACCCGTCGCCCAGCTTCTTGGTGGTTTCTCCCGAAATGAAATTCGAACCTACAACACGTGCGCAGGTATCGAATACATGAAAGAAGCCAAAGGGCAGCGAACCGAAAACTACGGGCTGGCAGGAAAAAAACATAAATACGACGACCTGAATGGGTTTCTGCGCAGGGCAGATGAGCTGGCAGAATCTCTGCTGGATGACGGCATCACCGCAATGAAGATCTGGCCCTTTGATATGGCGGCAGAAAAAAGCCGTGGGCTGTCGATCTCCAAATCTGATCTGAAACAGGCGTTAATTCCGTTCGAGAAAATTCGTAAAGCGGTGGGCGACAAAATCGACATCATGGTGGAATTTCACTCCATGTGGCAGTTGTTGCCTGCCATGGAAATCGCACGAGAGCTGGCAGAGTTCGATACCTACTGGCATGAAGACCCCATCAAGATGGAAAATCTCGACGATTTGAAACGTTATGCCAGCGCATCAAAGGCACCAATATGCGCATCTGAAACGCTCGGGGGGCGCGCCGCATTTCGTGACTATTTGCAAACGGGTGTAGCCGGAATCGTCATGCTCGATGTGAGCTGGTGTGGCGGTCTTTCCGAAGCCAAAAAAATTGCGACCATGGCAGAAACGTGGCACTTGCCTGTTGCTCCACACGATTGCACAGGTCCTGTCGTACTCACGGCTTCGACCCACCTGTCACTCAATGCGCCCAACGCCCTAATTCAAGAGAGTGTACGCGCGTATTACAACACTTGGTATCAAGATTTAGTCACGGCGTTACCCGCCGTCAATAACGGCACCATTACTGTGCCGCAGGGAGCCGGTTTGGGGATAGAACTCAATCCCGATCTCGATAAGGCGTTTACCGTTTCACGCCGATTCAGCAAACGGTAG
- the gnpA gene encoding 1,3-beta-galactosyl-N-acetylhexosamine phosphorylase, translated as MTTHASRKGHMTLPVETGQEDVVLDLFQRWQADTLRDSDGTTMPDSLAQQDSDIYSVMCLVRADQEFANLHPEYLHRKYLMSFPVTAMSEDIVIQPLDGYSKDKYELDDDSDPKTWWEVRNRTTNEVVSPELWAFDTAKQQVVVSNATLYHEYAVTFMARQVWDSVSMYNALTNDWKGPRIKSLDPYHPECRAHLIKHFAHWLETHPNTSVVRFTTFAFLFVIDTGEKNQDIYRDWTGYGETVSPRALQDFEERFGYALTPEDFVDAGYYNGTYKVPSKRYQDWMTFVQDFVVDFAGELVEMAHKAGKKTAMFQGDHWIGTEPFLASYQKIGLDINIGAVEDGVALRRLTDSSGDQVREARFYPYFFPDVFREGNDPVIESMSNWTKIRRAMLQKPLDRIGYGGYLSLANKFPHFIDHVTEVSAQFGEYLEHTQRTESQKIPGKIAVLSAWGKTRSWLQNQARDQRFYVPPRPDVMEFVGNNLLECLSGLPFEVEFISFDDIADKGISSDIKVIINTGDANSAWSGGEHWDKPEVLVALRKFVAQGGGLLGVCDPSAYQKNGRYFQLGDVFGLEKETALTMGRVAMPVQVNRDHYLFKQLNGSMDFGNPSYVYPQADDIDVIAAQGQHLALTAREYGQGRAVYLGNLPFSMDNARLLQHVLVWLGQNENGEHAWLSSHPDVDCAYFPETGKAAAVNFSDEPQSLEVLDHLGNLRLIQLKPYEWRWF; from the coding sequence ATGACAACACATGCCTCTCGTAAAGGTCATATGACCCTGCCTGTTGAAACAGGTCAGGAAGACGTAGTTTTGGATTTATTTCAGCGCTGGCAGGCCGATACCCTTCGAGATAGCGATGGTACAACGATGCCAGATTCTTTAGCGCAGCAAGACAGCGATATTTATTCCGTGATGTGTTTGGTGCGAGCGGATCAAGAGTTTGCTAACCTGCACCCGGAATACCTCCATCGTAAGTATTTGATGTCGTTCCCTGTTACTGCAATGTCTGAGGATATTGTTATCCAGCCGTTGGATGGGTACAGCAAAGACAAATACGAGCTTGATGACGACAGCGATCCCAAAACATGGTGGGAAGTACGAAATCGCACAACGAACGAAGTCGTCAGTCCTGAACTTTGGGCATTTGACACGGCGAAACAGCAAGTCGTTGTCAGTAACGCTACCCTCTACCATGAATATGCCGTTACCTTTATGGCTCGCCAAGTTTGGGACAGCGTTTCCATGTATAACGCACTGACCAACGACTGGAAGGGTCCAAGAATTAAAAGCCTTGACCCGTATCACCCAGAATGTCGAGCACACTTGATCAAGCATTTTGCCCATTGGCTTGAGACACATCCGAACACCTCTGTGGTGCGCTTCACGACGTTTGCTTTCTTGTTTGTTATCGATACCGGCGAAAAAAATCAGGATATTTATCGAGACTGGACGGGTTATGGAGAAACCGTTAGCCCTAGAGCTTTACAGGACTTTGAAGAACGTTTTGGCTACGCATTAACACCGGAAGATTTTGTAGATGCTGGCTACTACAACGGGACGTATAAAGTGCCTTCAAAGCGTTACCAAGACTGGATGACTTTCGTGCAGGATTTTGTTGTGGATTTTGCTGGTGAACTGGTGGAAATGGCGCATAAGGCTGGTAAAAAAACAGCCATGTTCCAGGGGGATCACTGGATAGGCACAGAGCCATTCCTAGCGAGTTATCAGAAAATTGGCTTGGATATTAATATCGGTGCGGTTGAAGATGGTGTCGCCTTGCGCAGGTTAACCGATTCATCAGGAGACCAAGTTCGCGAAGCTCGTTTTTACCCATATTTCTTCCCCGATGTGTTCCGTGAAGGAAATGATCCGGTTATTGAGTCGATGTCTAACTGGACGAAGATTCGTCGAGCCATGCTGCAAAAACCGCTAGACAGAATTGGCTATGGTGGATACTTGTCGCTTGCGAATAAATTCCCGCACTTTATCGATCATGTAACAGAGGTTTCGGCGCAATTTGGGGAATACCTAGAACACACACAACGAACCGAATCACAAAAAATTCCGGGCAAAATTGCCGTACTCAGCGCATGGGGTAAAACGCGCAGTTGGCTGCAAAACCAAGCGAGAGACCAGCGTTTCTATGTCCCGCCTCGTCCAGATGTGATGGAGTTTGTTGGCAATAATTTGCTTGAGTGTTTGTCAGGTCTGCCATTTGAAGTGGAATTCATCAGTTTTGATGATATAGCAGACAAAGGCATCTCTAGTGACATCAAAGTCATCATCAACACAGGTGATGCGAACTCAGCATGGAGTGGGGGAGAACACTGGGACAAACCAGAAGTGCTGGTGGCATTGCGTAAATTTGTCGCGCAAGGTGGCGGGCTATTGGGCGTATGCGATCCTTCTGCGTATCAAAAAAACGGGCGATACTTCCAGCTGGGTGATGTATTTGGGTTGGAAAAGGAAACGGCACTTACAATGGGACGTGTCGCCATGCCTGTTCAGGTAAACCGAGATCACTACTTGTTCAAACAGCTAAACGGCAGTATGGACTTTGGTAACCCAAGCTACGTGTACCCTCAAGCAGATGATATTGATGTAATTGCTGCGCAAGGGCAGCATTTGGCGTTAACGGCACGCGAGTATGGGCAAGGGCGCGCGGTGTATCTTGGTAATCTACCTTTTTCGATGGATAACGCTCGATTACTTCAGCATGTTCTGGTCTGGTTAGGACAGAATGAAAATGGTGAGCATGCGTGGTTGTCTTCGCATCCAGATGTTGACTGTGCTTATTTCCCTGAAACTGGTAAAGCGGCCGCCGTTAACTTCAGTGATGAACCCCAGTCCTTAGAAGTGCTGGATCATTTAGGCAACCTTAGGTTAATTCAACTTAAACCTTATGAGTGGCGTTGGTTTTGA